The proteins below come from a single Tissierella sp. MB52-C2 genomic window:
- a CDS encoding ABC transporter ATP-binding protein: MKLVLENIEKSFGEKKVLKKASAEFENGKIYGLLGRNGAGKTTILNCINGELKYDGGRIVIFNNGKYEDINYSDVGYIFSEPVLPEFLTGYEFLKFYIDINKDNINNLRSIDEYFDTIKIYGDDRYRLIKDYSEGMKNKLQMICTFITKPPIILMDEPLTSLDVVAALEMKKFIRELKEERIIIFSTHILQLAMDLCDEIVTLNNGTLEQINHELIKSGEFEATIMDILGDKSNE; this comes from the coding sequence AAGCATCTGCTGAATTTGAAAATGGAAAAATTTATGGATTGCTAGGAAGAAATGGAGCAGGAAAGACTACTATTTTAAATTGTATAAATGGTGAACTTAAATATGATGGTGGCAGGATAGTTATTTTTAATAATGGAAAATATGAAGATATTAACTATTCTGATGTAGGATATATTTTTTCTGAGCCTGTTCTTCCAGAGTTTTTAACAGGATATGAATTTTTAAAATTTTATATAGATATAAACAAAGACAATATAAATAATTTACGTTCAATAGATGAATACTTTGATACTATCAAAATTTATGGAGATGATAGATATCGCCTAATTAAAGATTATTCTGAAGGAATGAAAAATAAACTGCAAATGATTTGTACATTCATAACAAAACCACCTATTATTTTGATGGACGAGCCATTAACATCACTGGATGTTGTAGCTGCCTTAGAAATGAAGAAGTTTATAAGAGAGTTAAAAGAAGAACGTATTATTATTTTTTCTACACATATTTTACAATTAGCTATGGATTTATGTGATGAAATAGTAACACTTAATAATGGCACTCTGGAGCAAATAAATCATGAATTAATTAAAAGTGGTGAGTTTGAAGCCACAATTATGGATATATTAGGGGATAAGAGTAATGAATAG